A single window of Coleofasciculus chthonoplastes PCC 7420 DNA harbors:
- a CDS encoding DUF3146 family protein: MSSKNLPETTAYVRITQHSWQQGKIEGDVQAAAYEWQFQWRFRQGQLVVRPALGRALIQEPLGRFLERCDYQLEPGGDYAFTIRAEL, encoded by the coding sequence GTGAGTTCTAAGAATTTACCGGAAACCACTGCCTACGTTCGGATTACCCAGCACTCTTGGCAACAGGGCAAAATTGAAGGAGATGTTCAAGCGGCTGCTTATGAGTGGCAGTTTCAATGGCGTTTCCGTCAAGGTCAGTTAGTCGTCAGACCTGCTTTGGGACGTGCTTTAATTCAAGAACCACTGGGTCGATTTTTAGAACGTTGCGATTACCAGTTGGAACCAGGAGGAGATTATGCGTTTACTATTCGGGCGGAATTATAA
- a CDS encoding Uma2 family endonuclease, whose amino-acid sequence MNPQIIDNHGSILARKVMPKTQPPVKLRLWTIEEYHRINDRSEPEPDVALVRVDPLDYADHHPLASDIYLIIEVADPFGTLKKINSIGGDNDPE is encoded by the coding sequence ATGAATCCTCAAATTATTGATAACCATGGGTCAATCTTAGCAAGAAAAGTTATGCCAAAAACTCAACCCCCCGTCAAACTGCGCTTGTGGACTATTGAAGAGTACCATCGAATAAATGATCGCTCGGAACCCGAACCCGATGTTGCTCTCGTCAGAGTTGATCCCCTAGACTATGCTGACCATCATCCCCTAGCATCCGATATTTATCTGATTATCGAAGTAGCCGATCCATTCGGTACACTGAAAAAAATAAATAGTATAGGAGGGGATAATGACCCAGAATAA